CCGTGCCGGGCGTGTCTACGGCAATGTCAACCGAGAAGGGCGCCGCAGGCTGTGACGGCCCGGTCGACGAGATCCTCGTCTGCGCCCCAGTGGCAGCTGGTGCCGACCCGGCGAAAAGCAGGGGCGAGTTCATATCGTTGCCCCGTCCGCTGATTGCTCCCGATCCGGTCGGCCCCGGACTTCGCGCAGTGCCACCACCACGGTTACGGTTGGCCGTAAATAGTTCGCGCCACATTCCACTACCCTGACATCACGCGCACCCATTGCGGCCATTACACGCCGATGCTTCTCCACTTCATCGGCGGCTCGCTCTCCCTTGATCGCAAGCATTCGGCCTCCACGCTTCAGCAACGCCATACTCCACTTCGTCAGTTTGTCCAATGGGGCCACCGCTCTTGACACCGCGACATCGACGCCTCCAAACCGGTTCCGTATCGCTGGATCCTCAGCCCGGCCCCGCACCACATCCACTGCCAGTCCTAGGTCTGCGACCGCCTCGTGCAGAAATTGACTGCGGCGCAGCAGCGGCTCCAGGAGAGTGATCCGAAGGTCGGGCCGCGCCAGTGCCAGGGGCACACCGGGCAGTCCGGCGCCGCTACCGATGTCAACTATCCGTTCGCCCGGATCGATGAGCTCGCCGATCACGGCACAGTTCAATAGGTGTCGCTCCCATACTCGTTCGGCCTCACGGGGGCCCATTAATCCGCGCTCGACGCCGGGCCCCGCTAACCAGTCGGCGTATCTTCGGGCGAGTCCAAGCCGGTCTCCAAAGATCGCCATCGGGATGGCGGACCGGTCCGGGTGCATGGGTTCTGCGGATCGCAACGGCTGCAGCGGCTCGGGAGAACGTCCATGTTTCACGTGAAACAATCTCCGATCCTCCGAGCCGATGACCCCTGTCCGCCCGGAACTACATAGCTGTAACTCACCGACACGACATCGCGGAAGGATCGCCGTCGGAT
The nucleotide sequence above comes from Mycobacterium pseudokansasii. Encoded proteins:
- the rsmG gene encoding 16S rRNA (guanine(527)-N(7))-methyltransferase RsmG gives rise to the protein MFHVKHGRSPEPLQPLRSAEPMHPDRSAIPMAIFGDRLGLARRYADWLAGPGVERGLMGPREAERVWERHLLNCAVIGELIDPGERIVDIGSGAGLPGVPLALARPDLRITLLEPLLRRSQFLHEAVADLGLAVDVVRGRAEDPAIRNRFGGVDVAVSRAVAPLDKLTKWSMALLKRGGRMLAIKGERAADEVEKHRRVMAAMGARDVRVVECGANYLRPTVTVVVALREVRGRPDREQSADGATI